A single region of the Nocardioides sp. W7 genome encodes:
- a CDS encoding phosphoribosylaminoimidazolesuccinocarboxamide synthase encodes MADLNIPDAPAIPGAEHLHSGKVRDLYVLGSGDLLMVASDRISAYDFVLDTTIPDKGEILTRMSLWWFDQLRDVVDNHVISTDVPEAVRGRAVVCERLEMFPVECVARGYLTGSGLREYDESGEVCGIPLPAGLVDGSRLPRAIFTPATKAAVGDHDENVSFDAVVAEVGADPAERLRDLTLTVYTRAEDLARERGIILADTKFEFGRRPDGTTVLADEVLTPDSSRFWPVDRWVPGTPQPSFDKDVVRGWLTSPESGWDRTSGEAPPPLPAEVVERTRARYVQAYELLTGQSF; translated from the coding sequence GTGGCCGACCTGAACATCCCCGACGCCCCTGCGATCCCCGGGGCGGAGCACCTGCACTCGGGCAAGGTGCGCGATCTCTACGTGCTCGGCTCCGGCGACCTGCTGATGGTCGCCAGCGACCGGATCTCGGCGTACGACTTCGTCCTCGACACCACGATCCCCGACAAGGGCGAGATCCTGACCCGGATGTCCCTGTGGTGGTTCGACCAACTGCGCGACGTGGTCGACAACCACGTGATCTCCACCGACGTCCCGGAGGCCGTGCGCGGCCGGGCGGTGGTGTGCGAGCGGCTGGAGATGTTCCCGGTCGAGTGCGTGGCCCGCGGCTACCTGACCGGCTCCGGCCTGCGCGAGTACGACGAGTCCGGCGAGGTCTGCGGGATCCCGCTGCCGGCCGGCCTGGTCGACGGGAGCCGGCTGCCGCGGGCGATCTTCACGCCCGCCACCAAGGCCGCGGTCGGCGACCACGACGAGAACGTCTCCTTCGACGCCGTCGTCGCGGAGGTCGGCGCGGACCCGGCCGAGCGGCTGCGCGACCTGACCCTCACCGTCTACACGCGGGCCGAGGACCTGGCCCGCGAGCGCGGCATCATCCTGGCCGACACGAAGTTCGAGTTCGGCCGTCGTCCCGACGGCACCACCGTGCTGGCCGACGAGGTGCTCACCCCGGACTCCTCGCGCTTCTGGCCGGTCGACCGGTGGGTGCCCGGCACCCCGCAGCCGTCCTTCGACAAGGACGTCGTGCGCGGCTGGCTGACCTCTCCTGAGTCCGGCTGGGACCGCACGTCCGGCGAGGCGCCGCCGCCGCTGCCCGCCGAGGTCGTCGAGCGCACCCGCGCCCGCTACGTCCAGGCCTACGAGCTGCTCACGGGACAGTCGTTCTGA
- a CDS encoding long-chain fatty acid--CoA ligase has protein sequence MSFNLSTLLENSAKRYADREAIVFGGTRLTYAQVDGAANMVANLLTSRGIGHGDKVALSCPNLPYFSIVYFGILKAGATVVPLNVLLKGREVAYHLGDSDAKAYFCFQGTPELPIGEEGYAGFRQADGCEHFFVITADPAAPSPIEGTPEHPVETMGAAIATQPATFESVATDEDDTAVVLYTSGTTGQPKGAELRHRNMRDNALASEDLFGADPGSPDTYLCVLPLFHSFGQTVIQNGAFAFGGTVVMLPRFEAGPALDLMLKERVTFFAGVPTMYWGLLGALTPEVGVETIARNLRVAVSGGAALPVEVHKEFERRFGVTILEGYGLSETSPVASFSVYGEPVRVGSIGLPIPGVEMALLQPDSWDEVEWTPEAIGEIAIRGHNIMRGYYGRPEATAEVIRDGWFRSGDLGRRDEDGWYYIVDRSKDMIIRGGYNVYPREIEEVLLTHPAVSLAAVVGVPHESHGEEIKAYVILADGASIPPAELVAWAKEQMAAYKYPRLVEIVASLPMTATGKILKRELT, from the coding sequence GTGAGCTTCAACCTCTCGACCCTGCTGGAAAACAGTGCGAAGCGGTACGCCGACCGCGAGGCGATCGTCTTCGGGGGCACCCGGCTGACCTACGCGCAGGTCGACGGAGCGGCCAACATGGTGGCCAACCTGCTGACCTCGCGGGGCATCGGGCACGGCGACAAGGTGGCGCTGAGCTGCCCGAACCTGCCGTACTTCTCGATCGTCTACTTCGGCATCCTCAAGGCCGGCGCGACCGTCGTACCCCTGAACGTGCTGCTGAAGGGCCGCGAGGTGGCCTACCACCTCGGCGACTCCGACGCGAAGGCCTACTTCTGCTTCCAGGGCACCCCCGAGCTGCCCATCGGCGAGGAGGGGTACGCCGGCTTCCGCCAGGCCGACGGGTGCGAGCACTTCTTCGTGATCACCGCCGACCCGGCCGCGCCCTCACCGATCGAGGGCACCCCCGAGCATCCGGTGGAGACGATGGGCGCGGCGATCGCCACCCAGCCGGCGACGTTCGAGAGCGTGGCCACCGACGAGGACGACACGGCGGTCGTGCTCTACACCTCCGGCACCACCGGGCAGCCCAAGGGCGCCGAGCTGCGGCACCGCAACATGCGCGACAACGCACTGGCGAGCGAGGACCTCTTCGGCGCCGACCCGGGCTCGCCCGACACCTACCTGTGCGTGCTCCCGCTCTTCCACTCCTTCGGTCAGACGGTCATCCAGAACGGCGCGTTCGCCTTCGGCGGCACCGTCGTGATGCTGCCGCGCTTCGAGGCCGGCCCCGCGCTGGACCTGATGCTGAAGGAGCGCGTGACGTTCTTCGCGGGCGTCCCGACCATGTACTGGGGCCTGCTCGGCGCCCTCACCCCCGAGGTCGGCGTCGAGACCATCGCCCGGAACCTCCGGGTCGCGGTCTCCGGCGGTGCGGCGCTGCCGGTCGAGGTGCACAAGGAGTTCGAGCGCCGGTTCGGCGTCACCATCCTCGAGGGGTACGGCCTCTCGGAGACCTCGCCCGTCGCGTCGTTCTCGGTGTACGGCGAGCCGGTGCGGGTCGGCTCGATCGGCCTCCCGATCCCCGGCGTCGAGATGGCCCTGCTGCAGCCCGACAGCTGGGACGAGGTCGAGTGGACCCCCGAGGCGATCGGCGAGATCGCGATCAGGGGGCACAACATCATGCGGGGCTACTACGGCCGGCCCGAGGCGACGGCCGAGGTGATCCGCGACGGCTGGTTCCGCTCCGGCGACCTGGGGCGCCGCGACGAGGACGGCTGGTACTACATCGTCGACCGGTCCAAGGACATGATCATCCGCGGCGGCTACAACGTGTACCCGCGCGAGATCGAGGAGGTCCTGCTGACCCACCCCGCGGTCTCCCTGGCCGCCGTGGTCGGAGTACCCCACGAGAGCCACGGCGAGGAGATCAAGGCCTACGTCATCCTCGCCGACGGCGCCTCGATCCCGCCCGCCGAGCTGGTCGCCTGGGCCAAGGAGCAGATGGCGGCGTACAAGTACCCGCGCCTGGTCGAGATCGTCGCCTCGCTCCCGATGACCGCCACCGGCAAGATCCTCAAGCGCGAGCTCACCTGA
- a CDS encoding DUF3817 domain-containing protein, protein MSPLKLFRAVAVAEAITWALLLSGMFLKYVTETTELGVRVGGMLHGVVFVAYCVTTVVVAVDQKWSVGRTLLGLLAAVPPFFTVLFDRYAERRGLLGDAWRLRTEQPTGPAQKLVSWLLRRPLQGLAAGAAAVVVLTGVALLVGPPA, encoded by the coding sequence ATGAGCCCGCTGAAGCTCTTCCGCGCCGTTGCCGTCGCCGAGGCGATCACCTGGGCGCTGCTGCTCTCCGGCATGTTCTTGAAGTACGTCACCGAGACCACCGAGCTCGGCGTCCGGGTCGGCGGCATGCTCCACGGGGTCGTCTTCGTCGCCTACTGCGTGACCACCGTGGTCGTCGCCGTCGACCAGAAGTGGTCGGTCGGCCGCACGCTGCTGGGCCTGCTCGCGGCGGTCCCGCCGTTCTTCACCGTGCTCTTCGACCGGTACGCCGAGCGCCGCGGCCTGCTCGGCGACGCCTGGCGGCTGCGCACCGAGCAGCCGACTGGCCCGGCCCAGAAGCTCGTCTCCTGGCTGCTCCGCCGACCGCTCCAGGGCCTCGCGGCCGGTGCGGCCGCGGTCGTGGTGCTGACCGGCGTCGCGCTGCTCGTCGGCCCGCCCGCCTGA
- a CDS encoding general stress protein, with translation MPTSGAGRGDTTSPLRLEFPQSLAVYDDYAAAQKSVDYLADQKFPVEQLMIVGTDLKRIERITGRLSWNRVAMGGVLSGLWLGLFVGVILSLFSGEGFVTIISTMLFGALFGLVWALAGYAATRGRRDFSSVTQVVATRYEVLVEHKSAAQARELLAGLPGALPNPFA, from the coding sequence ATGCCCACCTCCGGCGCCGGCCGCGGCGACACCACCTCACCGCTGCGGCTGGAGTTCCCCCAGTCGCTCGCGGTGTACGACGACTACGCCGCCGCCCAGAAGAGCGTCGACTACCTCGCCGACCAGAAGTTCCCGGTCGAGCAGCTGATGATCGTCGGCACCGACCTGAAGCGGATCGAGCGGATCACCGGCCGGCTGAGCTGGAACCGGGTCGCCATGGGCGGGGTCCTCTCTGGCCTCTGGCTGGGCCTCTTCGTCGGTGTGATCCTGTCGCTGTTCTCCGGCGAGGGCTTCGTCACGATCATCTCCACGATGCTCTTCGGCGCGCTGTTCGGACTCGTCTGGGCGCTCGCCGGGTACGCCGCCACCCGCGGCCGGCGGGACTTCTCCTCGGTCACCCAGGTGGTGGCGACGAGGTACGAGGTGCTCGTCGAGCACAAGTCGGCCGCGCAGGCGCGCGAGCTGCTGGCCGGCCTGCCGGGCGCCCTGCCGAACCCCTTCGCCTGA
- a CDS encoding phosphatase PAP2 family protein, with product MAVSIASAHSRAVPAAVVELASVLALMGAYNLGRMLATGRVDSADDNALRILDLQAAVRLPSEAVLQAAALDVHHLVGIADRYYLLHFPVTIGVLLWLWRRDRSAYRWTKHALVLATGVAMVVHLVVPVTPPRLLAASGAVDTGQQAGASVYDGSPMAGLANEYAALPSLHVGWALLVALVLVVTLRSRWRWWWLLHPAFTTVTVVVTGNHYLLDAAAGAALVLLALLVTQRVRSAAVAEEPSRVAQVRADGVRRDCGQREGQRAGRTGGAQGHRGLDHAAARGGCELQRELGGEAPPGAALGPAVRPVELGGLHQGAQPGAGDVDPGLAHGRPGRHVRDPRQAGLPRGPVARLDQEVEDLLDRRREVHDQNDCPVSSS from the coding sequence ATGGCCGTGTCCATCGCCTCCGCCCACTCGCGCGCCGTGCCCGCCGCCGTCGTCGAGCTCGCGTCCGTGCTGGCCCTGATGGGCGCCTACAACCTCGGCCGGATGCTGGCCACCGGTCGGGTCGACTCGGCCGACGACAACGCGCTGCGCATCCTCGACCTCCAGGCGGCGGTGCGGCTGCCCTCCGAGGCCGTCCTCCAGGCGGCGGCGCTGGACGTGCACCACCTGGTCGGGATCGCGGACCGCTACTACCTGCTGCACTTCCCGGTCACCATCGGCGTCCTGCTCTGGCTCTGGCGGCGCGACCGGTCGGCGTACCGCTGGACCAAGCACGCGCTGGTGCTCGCCACCGGCGTGGCGATGGTCGTCCACCTGGTGGTGCCGGTGACCCCGCCCCGGCTGCTCGCGGCGTCCGGCGCGGTCGACACCGGACAGCAGGCCGGCGCGAGCGTGTACGACGGGTCGCCGATGGCCGGCCTCGCCAACGAGTACGCCGCGCTGCCGAGCCTGCACGTGGGCTGGGCGCTGCTGGTGGCGTTGGTGCTGGTCGTGACCTTGCGCAGCCGGTGGCGCTGGTGGTGGCTGCTGCACCCGGCGTTCACCACGGTCACCGTCGTGGTGACCGGCAACCACTACCTCCTCGACGCGGCCGCCGGGGCCGCCCTCGTCCTGCTCGCCCTGCTGGTCACCCAGCGGGTGCGCTCAGCGGCGGTCGCCGAGGAGCCGAGCCGCGTGGCGCAGGTCCGCGCGGACGGCGTACGGCGCGACTGCGGACAGCGCGAGGGCCAGCGGGCGGGCCGCACCGGCGGCGCGCAGGGTCATCGTGGGCTCGACCACGCAGCCGCCCGGGGCGGGTGCGAACTCCAGCGTGAGCTCGGCGGCGAAGCCCCGCCAGGTGCCGCGCTCGGTCCAGCGGTGCGGCCGGTCGAGCTCGGTGGTCTCCATCAGGGGGCGCAGCCCGGGGCTGGTGACGTCGACCCAGGTCTGGCCCACGGCCGGCCCGGGCGTCACGTCCGCGACCCGCGCCAGGCTGGACTGCCACGCGGGCCGGTTGCGCGGCTCGACCAGGAAGTCGAAGACCTCCTCGACCGGCGCCGCGAAGTGCACGATCAGAACGACTGTCCCGTGAGCAGCTCGTAG
- the purS gene encoding phosphoribosylformylglycinamidine synthase subunit PurS — translation MPRVVVDVMPKPEILDPQGKAVQGALPRLGFTGVSDVRQGKRFELTVDGEVTAEVLEQVHQMAATLLSNPVIENFTVRVEDAAGAEVLA, via the coding sequence ATGCCCCGAGTCGTCGTCGACGTCATGCCCAAGCCCGAGATCCTCGACCCGCAGGGGAAGGCCGTGCAGGGTGCCTTGCCCCGACTCGGCTTCACCGGCGTGAGTGACGTCCGCCAGGGCAAGCGCTTCGAGCTCACCGTCGACGGCGAGGTGACCGCCGAGGTGCTCGAGCAGGTCCACCAGATGGCCGCGACGCTGCTGTCCAACCCGGTCATCGAGAACTTCACCGTCCGCGTCGAGGACGCCGCGGGCGCCGAGGTCCTCGCGTGA
- a CDS encoding glycoside hydrolase domain-containing protein: MRRPARLPVRAALAATLTGLLVATTGVVLAVGGSSTLAAEDATASYPVSSAVAAKRSTNPVTPGDFTGYGFDQCLTPDQAKMNRWLARSPFLAVGIYISGKSRACRSQPNLTPTWVATQLRKGWRLLPITLGPQASCQPRFPRYSDDVRIDPRPGTGTYGRAYRMGVAEAETTVVDAQALGIVAGSTLWYDLEGYDSKNTHCRESALRFLSGWTVRIRELGYVSGVYSSAGSGIRDLDNARVDRPGMYVMPDRIWVARWDGKANTSTSYLRPDGWLPGGRVKQYQGGHDETWGGVRINIDRNFLDVGHGSIAAAELRCGGVRLDLRAFRAIRRAAAPTAGSRLQVKALQCLLKEKGLYQGSVTGRYNKRTVRAARTWQATHSLRVSDNWSRPSWMSLLGDGSRTLLKYGSAGEGVRRLQRALNAAVPTAKLTVSGVFGATTDRALKTYQSRVGHAASGVATAATWRAFSVGKRRR, from the coding sequence ATGCGCCGCCCCGCCCGCCTGCCCGTTCGCGCCGCCCTCGCGGCGACCCTGACCGGCCTGCTCGTCGCCACCACCGGCGTCGTCCTGGCCGTCGGCGGGAGCAGCACGCTCGCCGCCGAGGACGCGACGGCGTCGTACCCCGTCTCGAGCGCCGTGGCGGCGAAGAGGTCGACGAACCCGGTGACACCGGGCGACTTCACCGGCTACGGGTTCGACCAGTGCCTGACCCCGGACCAGGCGAAGATGAACCGCTGGCTGGCCCGGTCGCCGTTCCTCGCCGTCGGGATCTACATCTCCGGCAAGTCGCGCGCCTGCCGCAGCCAGCCGAACCTCACGCCGACCTGGGTCGCCACCCAGCTGCGCAAGGGCTGGCGGCTGCTGCCGATCACGCTCGGTCCGCAGGCGTCCTGCCAGCCCCGGTTCCCGCGCTACAGCGACGACGTCCGGATCGACCCGCGCCCCGGCACCGGCACCTACGGCCGGGCCTACCGGATGGGGGTCGCCGAGGCGGAGACCACCGTGGTGGACGCCCAGGCGCTCGGCATCGTCGCGGGCAGCACCCTCTGGTACGACCTCGAGGGCTACGACAGCAAGAACACCCACTGCCGCGAGTCCGCGCTGCGGTTCCTCAGCGGCTGGACGGTGCGGATCCGCGAGCTCGGCTACGTCTCGGGCGTCTACTCCAGTGCCGGCTCGGGCATCCGCGACCTCGACAACGCCCGGGTCGACCGTCCGGGGATGTACGTGATGCCGGACCGGATCTGGGTGGCCCGCTGGGACGGCAAGGCCAACACCTCCACGTCGTACCTCCGCCCCGACGGCTGGCTGCCCGGTGGCCGGGTCAAGCAGTACCAGGGCGGTCACGACGAGACCTGGGGCGGCGTGCGGATCAACATCGACCGCAACTTCCTCGACGTCGGTCACGGCTCGATCGCCGCGGCCGAGCTGCGCTGCGGCGGCGTCCGGCTCGACCTCCGCGCCTTCCGGGCCATCCGGCGCGCGGCCGCCCCGACCGCCGGCTCGCGACTCCAGGTCAAGGCGCTGCAGTGCCTGCTGAAGGAGAAGGGCCTCTACCAGGGCAGCGTGACCGGCCGCTACAACAAGCGCACGGTCCGCGCCGCCCGCACCTGGCAGGCGACCCACAGCCTGCGGGTCTCCGACAACTGGTCCCGCCCGAGCTGGATGTCGCTGCTCGGCGACGGCTCCCGGACCCTGCTGAAGTACGGCTCCGCCGGCGAGGGGGTACGCCGGCTGCAGCGCGCGTTGAACGCCGCCGTCCCGACCGCCAAGCTGACCGTGAGCGGGGTGTTCGGCGCGACCACGGACCGGGCGCTGAAGACCTACCAGTCCCGGGTCGGCCACGCCGCGAGCGGTGTCGCCACCGCCGCCACCTGGCGGGCCTTCAGCGTGGGCAAGCGCCGCCGCTGA
- the purQ gene encoding phosphoribosylformylglycinamidine synthase subunit PurQ yields MKVGVVTFPGSLDEADAQRAVRIGGHEAVALWHGDHDLRGVDAVVLPGGFSYGDYLRCGAISRFSPVMTEVIEAAGRGLPVLGICNGFQILCESHLLPGALIRNQRQKFLCLDQTLRIENNRTPWTSAYAEGAEVVIALKNGEGSFVADTETLDRLEGEGRVVARYLGENPNGSLRDIAGICNEAGNVVGLMPHPEHSVEDLTGTGTDGLGFFTSLAAAAFA; encoded by the coding sequence GTGAAGGTCGGCGTCGTCACCTTCCCCGGTTCCCTCGACGAGGCCGACGCCCAGCGCGCGGTCCGGATCGGCGGCCACGAGGCGGTCGCGCTGTGGCACGGCGATCACGACCTGCGCGGCGTCGACGCGGTGGTGCTGCCGGGCGGCTTCTCGTACGGCGACTACCTGCGCTGCGGCGCGATCTCCCGCTTCTCCCCGGTGATGACCGAGGTGATCGAGGCGGCCGGTCGTGGCCTGCCGGTGCTCGGCATCTGCAACGGCTTCCAGATCCTCTGCGAGTCCCACCTGCTGCCGGGCGCGCTGATCCGCAACCAGCGCCAGAAGTTCCTCTGCCTCGACCAGACGCTGCGCATCGAGAACAACCGGACCCCCTGGACCTCCGCGTACGCCGAGGGCGCCGAGGTGGTCATCGCGCTGAAGAACGGCGAGGGCTCCTTCGTCGCCGACACCGAGACGCTGGACCGCCTGGAGGGGGAGGGCCGGGTCGTGGCCCGCTACCTCGGCGAGAACCCCAACGGCTCGCTGCGCGACATCGCCGGCATCTGCAACGAGGCCGGCAACGTCGTCGGGCTGATGCCGCACCCCGAGCACTCGGTCGAGGACCTCACCGGCACCGGCACCGACGGGCTGGGCTTCTTCACCTCGCTCGCCGCCGCGGCGTTCGCATGA